Genomic window (Numenius arquata chromosome 20, bNumArq3.hap1.1, whole genome shotgun sequence):
gtggaAACCATGATCCCCTGCAGATGTGTCCAGAAACGCAGCTCAGggcagggagcacagacaggccagcagagctgccgGAGCAGAGAAGCTTTTGCAGGGAACAACGGTAGGATTCGGACCTCATTTTaaggcagatttttaaaaacacatttcgcTTTGATCAATTCAGATTCACTTCCCCAGCAAACCCATCCAAACCGAGCGTACAGAACCTCCCACGTACCTAGTTGGGGAGGACACGCTCCTCAGCCAACCTCCTTCTCTGAAGCAAAAAGCTCTGGAGATGATAAACTGAGATGCTCCCGAGGTTGGGGTGCAGCGGGGCCCAGAAGGAAAAACGGCTTTTCACTGTGGCACGACTTCCTCGCTGAGCGCTCGCGGGGACCCAGCTGGGATAAATCTGTGCTGCTGCGCTCATTTATCCTGACCGGAGGGAGGCTCGGGGTGGGTTTTCTTGCTTGTTCCCAGCACAGATGGGATGAGGAAGTGAGGGTTTCCTGGTACAAGCCCTTTTCTAAAGAAACCTCCTGCTGCGATCAGAGCCTCGCGTGTGTGTGCTCTGCCTTGGGACGCCTGCCAGGACGGAGTGACGCAGAGGTGGCCAGGGAGGGCTGGCCGGGAGCATCCAAGGAGAGGGTcctggggaagcagagggagggCAGATGCCGTGTACGAGCTCCCAGGAGAGCTTGTCCTGGTACGAGTGACGGCAGCTGTTTCCCAGTGTTTTCCCAGCTTTCCAGTGGCACGGAGATCCATGGGGAATATGGGCTGCAGATGGGCTGTGTCCACGTGTCCCTTTGCATCTCCCTGTCCCTTGGTCAAGAGACCTGAGTTGCACATTCAGCCACTGAGAAAAGCAGACGAAGGTGTTGAAAAGGTGATGAGAAAAGTAGATCTTGGTAAAGAAACAAATTTCTGTCCCCGGGTGGGTGGTTGGGGCAGTGCAGccggtgctggggaggggatggggtcgGTGGGGGGTGTAGCGTGCACAGCTGGCTCTCGCCCACACATCTGCAGCAGCATCGTCCCCGGGGAAGCGTGTTAACGCCAGCTTCGGTGGCGGCGCGGGGAGGAAAGGGCAATGTCTGGCCCTGTGACCTCAGGGGAAGGTGCCAGGGGCACAGCGGAGACGCACGCACGGCTCTGGTTTGTGCTGGAGTCGGTGCCCTGGGCTCTGGTCTCCCCCCGGCAGAAATTGCAGCCATTTGTTGGAAGAAAAACACCCCTTTAGGCAGCTgggtaattaaaaaaatctaatcagtCTCTGCCAAGCACCCTGAGGGATTGGCTCCGACACGTAGGGGTGGCAGCGTGGGATACCTAACAGCACTTCAAGATGCAGAAGCATCTTCTGAACTAGATGAAGGGATGAAGAGGCCAGCGGGACCCGCTGGCTCCTCTGACGTGTTGCCTCCCGCTTGCCAAAGGGCCAGTTGCCGTGGGTCCATCCGGGGCTCCCCCTGCAAAGGCAGGCACCGGGGCTGCACCGCTGTCAGGTCAAACAACCCTGGAGTGGAGGGGCAGGAGCCCTGGTTGTCCCGGAGGGGCAGGAGCCCTGACCATCCCGTCCGGGGCACAGCCTTTTCCCCTGCCTTTCCTCgccccctccatccctggctgTGGGTTGCTGGAAAATCAGCCAGCGAGTCCTTTCCGTGCCTCCGGCTGCTTCCTGAGCAGGCGACTGGGGGCTGTTGCAGacaggttttgttgctttttatttagctttgcaaaattttgctttttatcgACTGGTGCAGAGGATGGAGCCTGGTGCTTGGTGCCGCAGGCTGGGCCCGGCCATGGACCTGCTGGTCCCCGGGCCACTGGCCACCTGGCAGGCGAACACGGGGTCTCCGGTGCCGGCGGAGGGGAGGCAGAGCACGGTGCTGGCTGTCTCTTTAAGGCGGAAAAGGGAACTCTCTGCCTGCCACTCCGTGGAGTTTAGACCAGATCCCTGTTTTCATtagcatttcatttcatttcatttcatctcctcctctcccccctcccagccccacctccTCCGAATCGGCATTTTTGCATCCTTTTCTCTGGGCATCACGGAGCGGCAGGTAAAAGTCTGGCTGGTActtgcacgcacacacacactcacactcacgcACACGCACCCCTGCACGCTGGACGCACCTCTGCCCGGGGAGAGACACTGCCCACACTCCTGCGCGTTGCATCTTCCTCCTCAGGGACGAGCTGAGCCGGGAGCATCCCCGTCCTcgcctcagggctgctctgcctctccctggTCTCTGGCTGCAGCGGCAAAGCTCGGGCACGGAGGAGCTCGGTGGGACCCCGCTGCCCCAGGGCACGGAGCTCTGCAGGTGGCCAAGCCCAGCTGGGGGGCAGAGAGCCAAGCATCGGGGGTCCAGAGCATCCCAGCATCTGGAGCATCCTGAGGTCCAGAGCATCCCAGCATCTGGAGCATCCTGGGGTCCAGAGCACTCCAGCACCCAGAGTATCCTGGGATCAAGCGCATCCCTGTCACCTGGAGTATTCTGGGGTCCAGAGCATCCCCAGCATCTGGAGTATCCTGGGATCCAGAGCATCCCTGTCATCTGGAGCATCCCGAGGTCCAGAGCATCCCAGCACCCGGAGTATTCTGAGGTCCAGATCATCACTGTCATCTGGAGTGTTCTGAGGTCCAGAGCATCCCAGCATCTGGAGCATCCAGAGTATCCTGGGGTCCAGATTATTCCCCGATCCAGCACATCCAGAGCATCAGAGCATCCCTGGCATCTCAGGCATCCCGGCATCCAGAGCATCCCGAGCCTCCCTGGTGTCCAGAGCATCCCCAGCATCCCGAAGCAGTGTCCAGGGACATCCCAGCTCGGGGGGATTTGCAGAGATAAGGAAATGTGAGTAACGGGGAGGGGAACCTTGCTACTGCTGATCGGCTCCCGGGAATGTCAGTCTGCCTTGACGGCcagtgaagagagagagagggggcagagagggagaggaggcaggaggacgGACACAGAGCAGAGACAGAGAGATGGTCCTTCGTCCCCTGGAGCTGGCTCCGGCGATGATCACCTAGCACAGGTCACGGACGGAGAAGGTCCCCCcggccccagagccagccctgccacccGGCTCCTCATGGAGGGCGATTTGGGATCCCCCAACGCCAGCGTGCTGGGGGAGCGCTCGCTGCTGGTGGGGAGCAGCTGGGTGGCCGCTTTCCTCTGCTTCATCATCCTGCTGACCACCGCCGGCaacttcctcctcatcctcctcatcgtCACCCAGCGCTCCCTCCGCAACACCTCCAACTACTTCCTGGTGTCCCTCTTCATGTCCGACCTGATGGTGGGGCTGGTGGTCATGCCCCCGGCCATGCTCAACCAGCTCTACGGCcgctgggtgctgcagggcgaCTTCTGCTCCCTCTGGTACTCCTTCGACGTCATGTGCTGCAGCGCCTCCATCCTCAACCTCTGCGTCATCAGCTTGGACCGTTACCTGCTCATCATCTCCCCCCTCAAATACAAGCTGCGCATGACCTCCTGCAGAGCCCTCTGGCTCATCCTGGCCACCTGGACCTTGGCTGCGCTGGCCTCCTTCCTGCCCATCAAGATGGGCTGGCACGAGCTGGAGTTCGAGGTCCGGTCCCCAAACGTCACCTCCCGGGGGGAGGAGGACCAGTGCCGGCTGCTGGTCAGCTTGCCCTACGCCTTGGTGGCCTCCTGCCTGACTTTCTTCCTCCCGTCCGCCGCCATCTCCTTCACCTACTGCCGCATCCTCCTGGCAGCCCGCAAGCAAGCGGTCCAGGTGGCTTCCCTCGCCTCCAACGTGGCCACCACCGCCACCGACGAGACCACGCCGCAGGTAAGGCGGTGACAGCGACATTGCTCCTTGAGAACCCCCGTGGTTTGGGGACCTGGGGTATTTCTGCCTTCGGGATGGCCTTGGGGCCGGCAAAGGGCTTCGGCAACCGGACCACAGGGAGGGCGATTTTGGGCAACCTCCCTTCCATGATGGGCCGATGGCTGCCCCGTGGTGTCCTCAGGGGTGTCCTGTGGCTTGTCCCAGTGACACTGAGCTTTTAAGCTGCTCAGGAGCacagaaacagcgtgagcagaagcagagaaataaattcaGATACAAAAATGCTCAGCGGcgcaaaataaatgcagtttcgCCCCCCTCTCGGCTGCCGTCATCCCGGAGGGCTTGAGTCTCATCTGACTTTCCACTCGTAAATCTTGGCCGTGGTGGGCGTGAGACCATATGGGGGAGAAGGAGCTTAAATAACAGCAAACACCGAATTCTGGGGAGCACCTTATTTTGAAGAGCCAGCTTCTATTTTTGTTACCTGCTCCATAATGGGAACCGCAAAATACCCCCTTACTCCGTCGCTGCTTAACCCAGCGTGTGTGGTTTTTATAACCAAAACGTGGCTCCGCTTGTTTGTGTTTCTCCGGGAGAAGGTAATTGCCACTAAATCTAACAGCTTTAATTCCTTGTAATAGGCTTTATTGACCTCATATCCTACAGGGAAAAGACAAGCTTAATTGCCTTTAAATACCTTGATTTAGTTTGTTGTTCTTTCCCTTTCGAGCAAGGAGCCGGGAGGCTCTGACCGGGCCAGCTCTGCCGCACGTGACGTACCAGCCCTTCAAATGCAAAAGGAGAATCAAAGAATAAACATGTTACAAtcataaaatgtttatttccccccccacacacacacctccccaccCCCGGATGCCAGGGTTGTGGATTGTACAAACACAACCCGCTCTGCAGCCCCGGTGCTGCCCCGTTCGGGGGGGTGCTCGGGTGCTTGGCTCTGGTGGaaaaccacacaccccccccccggtgtctgAGCAGAGGCAAGTGTCCCAACAGACGCCCAGGAGCCCCAAATCGGCTCCTGGTGACCCAAAACCAAGGTGTCAGCCAGGGAGCCCTCAGGCTTCATCTTTGTAAcccatttttcttatcttttcagGCAGGAAACTGAGTGGCAACGGGGCCTCCTTTAATTAAGGCGGAGGGCTgagataataatttaattttagattGCAAGAGCGGATGGAGGACCGAGTTAGTTATGGTGTTTGTGGGCTGAAACGTTCGGcgtcctgcttttaaaaatataattagttTGCTGCTCTAATCAGCAGCCTCTTTAGGGCATGCTTTATCCTCACCGAAACAGTCACTGAGTTGGATTTTTCTATAAAAGAAGCGTCTTAACGGTAAAGCCTCGAttttacagcaaaaaataaacccccaaGCCTCTCAGCGTTGAGGGTTTCTCTTGCTTCCTCTGCCTGATGGATGGTCCAGGCGCCGCGGTGCCGCCCTCCTGCCCCGAGCACGACGGCAAATAACAGCGGGGCTTTTTGCAGGATTTACAGCACCAAACACCACTTTTCTTGGGCGGGAGGTTGGTGCCGGCGGCTCCGGCCCGGGGAGAAGCTCTCGTTCATCGCCCCTTGTCCCGCTGCAGGTTCCCCGCGCCCCGAGCCAGCCCGCGGCCGGCGGCGAGAGCAGGAGATTCGCCAACAAGCACAGCAAGAAGGCGCTGAAGGCCAGCCTGACACTGGGCATCCTCCTGGGCATGTTCttcgtggcctggctccccttCTTCGTCACCAACGTGACGCAGGTAAGCACCCATGGGGGCTTTTTTTACggttttcaaaagcttttcacTCTGAATCCAGCGGGATTGGATCCCAGGCACCTGCAGGTCTTGCTGGGAAGACCAAAGATGGGATTTCCCCAGGGAGCGACGGGAAGGAAAAACCCTCCCAAAGGGTTTTGAAGGGTTCCTTCGAAAGGAGAACGTTGGCGTGACTGGGAGACCCCTCGGGATGGGGGCCAAGGTGGGAGATGCTGCTCACCcttgctgtgtcccccccccaggccgtCTGCGGCTGCGTCCCCGCCGGCTTCTTCGACGTGCTCACCTGGCTCGGCTACTGCAACAGCACCATGAACCCCATCATCTACCCCCTCTTCATGAGGGACTTCAAGAGGGCCATGGGCAAATACCTGCCCTGCTGCCGGCGCTCGGGGGAGCCCCGGCCCAGCGCCATCTCCCTCTCCATGAGGAACTCCAACAGCGGACCCCGCGCCGCCACGTCCCTCAAGAACGTCCTCACCTTGCAGGCGGAGACCGACTCGGTTGACTCCGGGGCGCTGGGGAATGAACACAACCCGCTGCCCACCGGCGACGGCCACCGGGCTCTCCCGGCCACCGGCACCCGCTTGGTCAACCTTTTCGATGTGGAGCCCCCAGAGGCAGAGCTGCGGCTCGGAACCCCCGTGGCCTGAGCGAGGGTGTCCCCACAGGGGGGTTACAGacctctgtgtgctgggaaggagcccccagccctgcacaaaCTCTCCCGAGGGCTCATTTGCCGCGAGGCATCTCCCTGCCCACGCAGAGCTCCTCGATACCCTCTTCAAACGCAACGTGCCATCTCCTTGGAGAAGATGCCGTCCCCGAGCACTCCTGAGGGTAGGTTTAAATAGTGCAAAGCCACGTTTTTCTGCTGAATTAATCATCTGccttgtttctcttctctttccatccctcctttGCTCACCGGCACCAATCCCTCACCCTTCTCCGAGAGTCGTGGCCTCTTCATCTCCGGTTATTCTGAACCTCGGGCTCCAGACCCTTCGTCTCCCCAAACTCAACCCAAGGTTTGGTTTTCAGCCTCCGCTCACCCAGTTCAGCCCGTCACCTCCGTCTCACCGAGCGCAGCGCCAGGACCGGTGGAAACCACATCCCATGACTGACGGACCGGAGGTTTGGGGCTGCTCCAGTCCAGGGAACATCACGTCTTCTCGGCGTTTCATTTCCTCGCCCCATTTGGAGTGGATCCGCCTCGGTCTCCTGCAAAAGCAGCGAGTTGCAACGGAGTGAACCCGTGGTGTTTAACGAGGAACAGCCTGCACTACGGGGGGGTTAAACTTGATGCAAAGTGTTCAACGCTGCTTTTTGGATATTCGGCAAAGGTGTGGGAGCTGTCTGTGGCTCTGTGGGTACCCTGACAGCGGTAACGGAACCAGCTTCCCTTTGGATTTCATCCCACAGCTTCCTATTTTTGGCCTATGACCATCATACTTTGCTCTTACAATCCCTCAGTTTTTAGAGGATGCAATTagaaaagataactttttttctACCTTCAAATGAAGAATCTAACTGGATATTGCTTTTTAAACGAggaggcagcccccccccccccccaagccctcctcaTAGCCATAAGCAGAGAGAGCAGTGACTAATATGCTAAGTGGGCACTTAATAATAAATACAACAACAAATGCTTTTAGGAAATTCTTCCTCAAGTGCCTTTCGGCTGCAgagatgggtgggtgggtggttgctgtgcccccccccccagcactcgcACCCTCCCAGCTTTGCTGCCGTTTCCCAGCTCAAATGCTGACGAGTTTGATTCCGCTCCTGAAGCTCACGATGATACAATCGAGTCCAAAGCACCCCTCGGATACGGGatgctggaagaagcagccaCACACCCAGCAAGTCTCATCAGTTTTTCTTTCCACGTTGCCCACGTATGTTCCAGGACTGAACTACAAGTGGTTTTATAACTAATTTGTCATTTATTTGCTACAAATCCCCTTGCGAGCGACAGCTGGCCCGGTGGTCAGTGATAAGTGACCGTGATAAGCAGGGAACTGAGCCCAGGTTCCCACATCAAACCCTTTAACGTGGTTTTGCCACATCTGTGGGCAGACAGCTCGGGTTTGGTATCGAGCAGGAAGATAAAATAcgataaaataaaatctttccacaAACGGTTTTAGATAAGAACATACTTTGACTACAACTGGTTAAAAAGGAGTAGAAAAATGCGGGATGAACTCTCAAAGTGCATTAGGTAACCAAGAAGATGGACAAAGAGAGATGCTTCTTCAAGCCAAATGTTTAAAAGCAATAACATGTTGCTCTCTCATGGAGCCAGTTCTCTGTAATAAGGAGTTTGCTTGTGGACAAATCCTCTGATGCCACAGAGAAATCATGTCCCTTTCCTCCAGACACCAGCTGCAACGGCCACCCGGTGAAACACCCATCAGGGATCCCACAGCCTGTCTCGGAGACGTCTCCATCGCTCCAGATCTGAGCTCAGCAGGTCCCAGCCCCCATGACAGCAGGAATTGGGGAGAGGAAAAGCCGGGCACCGTCGCCAGAGCTGCTGTGCATCACCAGGTCCCGCTGCCGCATCTTCACTGTGTGAGAAACACCCTGCAGGTAAGGTTTGCCtgggagagaaagcagagctggttATTAAACTGGCTGCTGggatggcaggggaggtttagaggaggtttaggatggatcttaggaaaaatttttacactgaaagggttattaagccttggaatgggctgcccggggcagtggctgaggcaccatccctggaggtatttaaaagccgggcagacgtggtgctgagggacatgggttagtggtgggtttgtcagtgttgggttgatggttggactcgatgatctgaaaggtcccttccaacccgggcaattccatgattctgtgattctatgacagggtgggaggaggaggactcCATGTGGGCCAAAATCAGAAGCTTCAATCGCTCTGTTTCCCCCCCCTCCGTGAGTCAAGGAGACCCTCCAGACCTGGATGTGGGGAGGAATTTGTACCGACCCGCACttgttttaaaccagaaaaacagagagaTGTTCTCAGAAGGGGGTTTATCCCCCTGCTGTGTTCCTGACAGAATGCATTTTCTTGGGCTGAGCAGCAAAATAGGCCAGAAAAGGACCTTTTATGGAAGACGTGGATCAGTCCCACGCTGTTTTGGAAGACTCCGCGTGGCAGGGGACGCCAAGCAGGGTCCCTCCCTCTGGTTTGAGACTGGGGGAGAAGAGAGTGGGTGCCAATTCGCTTTTATGGAAGGAGGTAGAAATCAAACAGCTTCATATTTATCCCATGCCAAGTATTGGTTTTATTCTAAGCCAATTAAAAATATGTCTAGAGGGGGCTTTTAAGGCTGGAGATGCGTGTGGGGGACAAAGCGAAAGTCTCTGTGGGTTGCCGGCTCGCAAAGCCTGGGAGGAAGTTTCACAAAGTAATAAATCATAAAAAGCCCACTCTGTTTCTCCTGCTGTCTCTCACCTGGGGACTCAAAGCACGTTTCTAATTGCAGTGAGGCCTCGAACGCTCGTCGCCCTCGGCTTGCAGACCGGGAAACGGTCTTCTCCATTGGGAAGCGGCCATCCCTGGCAGCAAACCCACAGCAGACGGGGGAAGGAAGCCAGGCAGCCCGAGCCTTTCGCCTCCCCAAAGCGTGGACACCAAGACACGCGCAGCCGGGCAGCCAGAGCCTGTGACACACCTGCTCACctccaaaccaaacaccaaatcGACCACGGGTggaaaaatggttttaatttccTAATGGCGAGCCCCTCTCCATGATATGCTTAAAATACCCACAGAGCCACCTGCTTTCCCAAGAGTTATGCGGCAGAGAGACAGTCCCTGCTGGTGACAGCTGCTTCCCTCAAGAACAGACCCAGTTTGTGCGAGGAGGGAAGCGTCGCCGCTTCCTGAGGAGCGATGCCGAGTCAGGCAGGAATCGGCCCTTGCTCATCCGTGGGAGATGCCGTGGGCGGCTGCTCTGGAAGCTTTGATCCTGTGACACACCGGTGCCACGCTCCGGGCTCTAAGGAGGGTCTGAAAACTGCAGCGACAGCTCTGCCGGCTCCACCGATGCTCCTTTGGGAATCCCAGTGCAACGGACGGTGCTTTGGAAGCGGTTTTAGTGCTGGCTGAGCATCTCTGCCCAACACCAAGAGCTCTAATTTGCTCCTTCGCCCGCTGCCTGTGTCTTGCTGTCCCCGCTGTTGGAACAGTCTGGGCAGGGGAGCGAGGTTTCTCCCGAGAGCCAGCTCGGGGAATCACGGCCGTGAGCGTGGCCGGCAGAGAGAGCCTCACCCTCAGCCACATCCTCCTCTCGCACGGTGTTTTCCTCTTCCCGAgtcccgctgcctcctgcccgctgCGGTTTCTCggctggaggggagaaaagaCTCCCAGTGCCCCTCTCGTCCTGCCGACACTCCTTGGTTTTAATGCCCACAGCTTTTAGGATGGTGTCCATTTGCTTCATGTAGTCCAGGTGGCCGTTTACCTGCAAGCAAGGACAGAGTCCCGTTAGTGGAGGAGCTGCGGGGAGCCCAGCCCAGTCGAGTCCTTCGTCTCAAACGCCACCGCTGCCGTCAGACTCGGTTTTAGctctgaaaggctgagagaatgaGGTCTGAAAAATGCAGTCGCCCATTGAATAACCCCAGCTGGCTCTGCCCTCCGTGGCACACGCTGCTGCTGGATTGCTTCTCCTCCGACAGATGTTTGATTAATACTTGGACATTGCTGAATTACAACCACCCAGATCCTGGGTGCCACGAGGGTAAGAGAGGAGATGACCTGCCCTGGTGAGAGACACCCAGGTAGGAGACAAGTTGTCTTAGTTCCTCCCTGTGCCTTAGCTCCCTTGTAAAAGCAAAGATTATCTTGTTTAAATTAGGATGTAGTCACTAAACCTCACACCAGCTACCGAGCGTGTTAAGGTTCTTGGCTGGAGGGTGCACTGATCTGTACCACACCAAATAAACCTGGCAGCCTGAGAGCTATGGGTTCATAAACCAAATTAAAGTCAAAAATACCTGCAACCCCCCCACACGTTTTTATTTTAAGGTGATTTCCATGATAAGATAAACCCTTCTGAGATGGATGCTGGAATGTACCCTTCCAGTTGGGGTGCAGGAAGGAGAGAAACCCTCCTCTGCAGGTTATTATTGTGACACGCTAAAGGCTTCCTGGCTGAGAAGGCAGAAACGGCCCTCGCTGTTTGAGGTGTCCTGTGCAAGCCCAGGGTTTGAAGTAACGACAGCCCAGATCCTTCCAGAGACCAGCCCTCGGATCTCCTGTGCTGTTGTACTCGCAGCCAAAAGGGGAGGAGGCACTTGTGAGCACAAGGGGGATTTATAGTGGGTTTTTCCGGGAGAAGGAAGTGCTGCCAGGCTGAGCCGAGGCTGTTCCAATGGCACGCTCACCAGCTGGCCTGCAGATTTCagcaataatactaaagaaccagtattgatcctgataccaatatgaAACAcaccaggactatccccagcccattccccagcagaagccgtgctcttccagcagggacagccaacgtgggaccctgtgagcgctgcggcttcgggaggaaggggagggctcagggctccggagttctcaggatggcagccatcaggggagagagagagagaactcctcagcaaactttctaattgaTATtaaatgtgacgttcatggtgtgaaataactctgttggcagcttgggtcaagcgcccgggtctcgctcctcctcatccccacacctggggagctcgaaaacaccgagacc
Coding sequences:
- the HTR6 gene encoding 5-hydroxytryptamine receptor 6, producing MEGDLGSPNASVLGERSLLVGSSWVAAFLCFIILLTTAGNFLLILLIVTQRSLRNTSNYFLVSLFMSDLMVGLVVMPPAMLNQLYGRWVLQGDFCSLWYSFDVMCCSASILNLCVISLDRYLLIISPLKYKLRMTSCRALWLILATWTLAALASFLPIKMGWHELEFEVRSPNVTSRGEEDQCRLLVSLPYALVASCLTFFLPSAAISFTYCRILLAARKQAVQVASLASNVATTATDETTPQVPRAPSQPAAGGESRRFANKHSKKALKASLTLGILLGMFFVAWLPFFVTNVTQAVCGCVPAGFFDVLTWLGYCNSTMNPIIYPLFMRDFKRAMGKYLPCCRRSGEPRPSAISLSMRNSNSGPRAATSLKNVLTLQAETDSVDSGALGNEHNPLPTGDGHRALPATGTRLVNLFDVEPPEAELRLGTPVA